Genomic DNA from Candidatus Zixiibacteriota bacterium:
CGAGCCCACCGTCGGTCTCGACCCCAACCAGATCGTCGAAATTCGCAACCTGATCAAAACCCTCGGCCGGCAGAAGACTGTCATCCTCTGCACCCACATCCTGCCGGAGGTGGAAGCCACCTGCGATCACGTGATGATCATCAACAAGGGCAGGATCGTTGCCAACGGCGCTCCCGACGAACTGCAACGTTCGCTGGCAGGCAAGAAGACGTTGCGGCTGGAAATCGATCAGTCGCCCGATGTCATCCGCCCGCAGTTGCTCGAAATCGACGGTGTGGAAGCCGTCAAGATCGACGCGCATAACGGCACCGCCAAATGCGAAGTCGTCTGCCGGCCGGGAAGTGATCCCCGCGCAGACATCTTCCACAAGGTGGTCGCCAACAACTGGACTTTGCTCGAAATGGCGCAGGATGTCTCCAGCCTCGAAGACGTCTTCCGCGAACTGACCAAGGGAGGCGCCCATGAATAATGTCTTAACGATCTTTCGCCGCGAGATGCGCTCCTATTTCAACTCGCCGGTCGCTTATATCGTGATCACGCTGTTCCTGTTGATCTCCGGCTACTTCTTTTCCAGCACGCTGTTCCTGATCAACTCCGCCGACCTGCGCAGCCTCTTCAACATCTCCTCCTTCGTGCTGATGTTCTTCATCCCGGCGGTGACCATGCGGTTGCTTGCCGAGGAACGCCGCTCCGGCACGATCGAGATTCTGGTCACCATGCCGGTCAAGGATTCGGAAATCGTCCTCGGCAAATTCCTCGCGGCCTTTGCCCTCACGGCGCTTTCGATCCTGCTCACGTTCGTGGCCTATCTCACCGTTGCCTCGCTCGGCAATGCTGACTTCGGCGCTTCCTTCGGCGGCTACCTCGGCCTGCTCTTGATGAGCGCGGTTTACATCTCCATCGGTGTCTTCACCTCGTCGTTGACGCAGAATCAGATCGTCGCCTTCATCGTCGGTTTCGTCATCATCTTCGCCCTCTTCATGCTCGACAAGGTGCTGCCGTTTCTGCCGGCGGCGCTGGCGTCCGCCTTTGAGTTCCTTTCGATCGATTATCACTTCCGCAATATCTCGCGCGGCGTGATCGACACCCGTGACCTGATCTACTACGGATCGATGATCTTCCTCTTCATCTATCTGGCGGTCAAAACCACTGAATCCCGGAAGTGGAGGTAGGACAATGAAGAAGAAATTGGCCCTGACCGGATTCTCGGCGATCGCTCTGATCGTTGTCATCCTCATCGTGCTCAACTTGATCTCGGTCAACCTCTTTGGCCGTATCGATCTGACCGA
This window encodes:
- a CDS encoding ATP-binding cassette domain-containing protein, encoding MIEVKNLTKKYADVVAVDDISFSVPTGQVLGFLGPNGAGKTTSVRIITCYMPPTSGRITIDGLDVVEQSMEVRRKIGYLPESAPLYPEMAVIEYLEFVLSLRGNSGNGRNRRIKQVVEMCGLGEVIARNIGELSKGFRQRVGLAQAMIHDPEILVLDEPTVGLDPNQIVEIRNLIKTLGRQKTVILCTHILPEVEATCDHVMIINKGRIVANGAPDELQRSLAGKKTLRLEIDQSPDVIRPQLLEIDGVEAVKIDAHNGTAKCEVVCRPGSDPRADIFHKVVANNWTLLEMAQDVSSLEDVFRELTKGGAHE
- a CDS encoding ABC transporter permease, producing the protein MNNVLTIFRREMRSYFNSPVAYIVITLFLLISGYFFSSTLFLINSADLRSLFNISSFVLMFFIPAVTMRLLAEERRSGTIEILVTMPVKDSEIVLGKFLAAFALTALSILLTFVAYLTVASLGNADFGASFGGYLGLLLMSAVYISIGVFTSSLTQNQIVAFIVGFVIIFALFMLDKVLPFLPAALASAFEFLSIDYHFRNISRGVIDTRDLIYYGSMIFLFIYLAVKTTESRKWR